The Gemmatimonadaceae bacterium DNA segment CTGGCCCTTCACGATCGCTTCGTAGACGCGGCTGCGTCCGTTCACGTCGTCCGACTTCACCGTCAGGATTTCCTGAAGCGTGTGCGCCGCTCCATATGCCTCGAGCGCCCACACTTCCATCTCCCCGAAGCGCTGTCCGCCGAACTGCGCCTTGCCCGCCAGCGGCTGCTGCGTTACGAGCGAGTACGGTCCGATGCTGCGCGCGTGGATCTTGTCGTCCACGAGGTGCGACAGCTTGAGCATGTAGATCTCGCCGACCGTAACCGGGTTCGAGAACGTCTCTCCCGTGCGCCCGTCGCGGAGACGAACCTTTCCGCCCGCCGAGATTCCGGCGAGGCGCATCAGCTCTGCCGCCGCCTGATCCACATCTATGTCCGACTTCTTGCCGAGTGATGCAGCGAGAGCCGGAAGCTCAAGGCCGCCGAGCACCGAGGTCTCATCCGCCTCACGGCGCTTCTCGACCTGGTTCGCGGCGGTGCGGTACTGCTGCTTCGTCGCCGCGCTCGCTTCCTCGTCCTCGTCGCTCCCGCGGTGGAAGGCGATCTGGTTGTCGAGCTCCGAATACTCGCGCTCGGCCAGCTCCTTCGCCGCCGCCGTGACGAAGTCGCGAATGCGGTTGAACACATCGCGTGTCTCGGCAGAGACTCCGCGCTTCGAGAGATCGTTGATCGTGGCGTCGGCAAGAAGCTCGACACGCTCGCCTTCACCGACCACATCGTGGCGCGTGTCGGCGACGATGCCGCGGATCTCGGCGTCGCTGATGCGAACGCCCGGCGCTGTCAGATCCAATGCGTCTCTGACCCACGCAACTGCCGCAAGCTTGAGAAGCAGTCCGATTTCGCGCTCGTTGGCTCCCTGGAAGACCGGGGTCTTCGCGTAGAAGCCAAGCAGTCTCGCTGCCCAGCCGAGGTGCGTCTCCAGAATCTGGCCGACGTTCATTCGGCTCGGCACACCGAGCGGGTTCAGGACGATGTCCACCGGACGTCCGTCCGGCAGGAACGGCATGTCTTCCTCGGGAACGATGCGGGCAACGATACCCTTGTTGCCGTGGCGCCCCGCCATCTTGTCGCCGACCGAGATCTTCCGCTTCTCGGCCATGTACACTTTCACAAGCTGAATGACGCCCGGGGGCAGCTCATCCGGCTGAAGAACACGATCGATTCTTTCTTCCGCCTTCTCCTCGAGCTTGGCCTTCTCGTCGTTGGCCGCGTCAATGATGGTGCGGACCTTCTCGTTCATTGACTTGTTCTCGACGCGGAACGTCTTGAGATCGAGCGCCGAAAGCTTGAGGTCCTTCAGGATCGCCGGCGTGAGCTTCGTTCCCGCCTGAATCGCCTCCTCGACCGTGCCGCTCTTGAGAGCGAGCGCGACCGTCTGGCCTTCCAGCAGATCCTGAAGCTCGGCGTCGCGCACTTCGTTGACGCGGATCTTCTCCTCGCCCTCGAGCCGGCGGATCTCGCCGATGCGCTCGCCGCGGTCCTTCTCCACCACCTGGTCGTCAACGCGCGAGAAGATTTTGACGTCTATGACGACGCCTTCCATTCCCGGCGGGACCTTGAGCGATGAATCCTTTACGTCCTTCGCCTTCTCACCGAAGATGGCCGTGAGGAGCTTCTCTTCGGGAGAAAGCTCCGTCTCGCCCTTCGGCGTGATCTTTCCGACGAGGATGTCGCCCGGCTTCACGTGCGCGCCGATGCGGACGATGCCGCGCTCGTCGAGATCCGTCAGTGCCTCTTCGGCGACGTTCGGGATTTCACGGGTGATCTCTTCCTGCCCGCGCTTGGTGTCGCGCACGTGCAGCTCGAGCTCCTGAATGTGGATGGACGAGTACACGTCCTCCTTCACCAGCCGCTCGGAGAGAACGATGGCGTCCTCGAAGTTGTGTCCGTACCAGGGCATGAACGCCACGGTGACGTTGGCGCCAAGCGCCAGCTGACCGAACTCGGTCGAGGCTCCATCGGCAAGCACGTCGCCTGCCTTCACCTTCTGGCCGCGCAAAACGATCGGCCGCTGGTTGATGGCGGTGTCCTGGTTCGTTCTCCAGTACTTCTTGATCTTGTAGCGGTCGTGCTGCGTCAGGCGGGAGAGCGGACGGTCGGCGTTGTCCTTCTTTCCCTTGCCTTCCGAGCCCGTGCCGGTATCAACGATGATCTCGTCAGCGGTGACACTGGTGACCGTGCCGGAGCGATGCGCGATGATCGTGGCGCCCGAATCGCGGGCCACCTTCTCCTCGAGACCGGTGCCGACGAGCGGCGTGCGGGGGTTGAGAAGAGGAACGGCCTGCCGCTGCATGTTCGAGCCCATCAGTGCGCGGTTGGCGTCGTCATGCTCGAGGAACGGAATGAGCGCGGCGGCGATGGAGACGAGCTGCTCCGGCGCCACGTCCATGTAGTCAATGCGGTTCGGCTGCACCAGCGGTACGTCTCCGCGCTGGCGGCAGAGCACCAGCTCGTCCACGAACGATCCGTCGGGATTGAGGCGCGCGTTGGCCTGCGCGATGACGATGTCTTCCTCGCGGTTCGCGTCGAGCCACGAGATCTCGTCCGTCACCTTGCTGTTCCGCACAACGCGGTACGGAGTCTCGATGAAGCCCAGGTCGTTCACCTGGGCGAAGCACGCGAGCGACGTGATGAGTCCGATGTTCGGACCTTCAGGCGTCTCGATGGGGCACATGCGTCCGTACTGCGAATAGTGGACGTCGCGCACCTCGAAGCCGGCGCGCTCGCGCGTGAGACCACCCGGTCCGAGCGCCGAGAGGCGACGCTTGTGCGTCAGCTCGGCGAGCGGATTGGTCTGATCCATGAACTGCGACAGTTGCGACGATCCGAAGAACGCCTGGATCACCGCGCTCACCGTACGCGCGTTGACGAGGTCGTCGAGTGAGATCTTTTCCGGATCGGTGTTGATCGACATGCGCTCCTTCACCAGGCGCGCCATGCGGGAGAGACCGACCGAGAACTGGTTGGCGATGAGCTCGCCGACCGAGCGGATGCGGCGGTTGCCGAGGTGATCGATGTCGTCCGTGTAGCCGCGTCCCTCGTGCAGCTCCATGAGGTAGCGGATGATCGCGACGAAATCCTCCTTTGTCAGAACCGTCTCGCTCGCGGGGCGGTTGGTGAGGAGGCGTTGGTTGATCTTGTAGCGTCCGACGCGTCCGAGGTCGTAGCGCTTCGGCGAGAAGAAGAGACGTTCCAAAGCCTGCTTGGCCGTTTCACGATTTGGCGCGTCGCCCGGTCTGAGCAGGGAGTAGATCTGGCGCAGCGCCTCTTCCTCGGCGTGTGTCGGATCCTTCGCCAGCGTGTTCTTGATGAGCATGGATTCGGCGCGGCCGGAGGTCACGAACACCTGGACCTTGTTGATCTCGGCCTTGCGGAGCTTCCTGATCACCGCGTCGGTGAGCGTCGCGTCCTTGTCAACGATGACTTCGCCGGTCTCGAGGTTCACGGCGTCAACGGCGAGGACGCGCCGCTGCGGGCGCTCGAGGCGCTCGATCGCGTCCATCTCGTCGCGGAGATCGATCGTCGTGTACGACGCGAAGACCTTGATACGGTCGATCCTGAGACGGCGCAGGCGGTTGAACACCTCTTCGGTCAACTCGTCGCCTTCGGAGACGAGCAGCTCCGACTGGTCGCGCTCCAGCTGCGTGCGCAACTTCTTGGTCTTGAGCTTGGGAGCCTCGGGGTCCACTGCCTCGCCGGCGAGCGTGATGTTCTCGGCGATGATTGCGCCGAGAACTTCGCGCTGGTCCGTGCGGCTCTCGCGCTTCTTCACCAGGTCGAGATTGCGCTCGCCGAAGAAGAGACGGAGGATCGAAGAGTTCGTGCCGTATCCGAACGCGCGGAGGAGCGCGGTGGCCGGGAACTTCTTCTTCTTGTCGATGTGAACGTAGATGACGTCGTGAATGTCCACCGTGAACTCGACCCACGATCCGCGGAACGGGATGATGCGCGCCGAGATGAGGCGCTGGCCGTTGGGGTGGGTGGATTCCTCGAACACCACTCCGGGGGAGCGGTGGAGCTGGCTCACGATGACGCGCTCGGCGCCATTGATGACGAAGGTTCCGAGAGGAGTGAGCAGCGGAAGCTCACCGAGATAGACTTCCTTTTCGATGATGTTCTTGGGGCGCTTGCCCGCTTCCGTCTCCTCGAAGATGACCAGCTGCAGCGTCGCCTTTAGCGGGGCCGAGTAGGTCATGTCGCGCTCGATGCACTCGGCGACGGAGTATTTCGGATTCCCGAGCGTGTAGCTCTTGAATTCCAGCGAGAAATTCTCGTGGAC contains these protein-coding regions:
- the rpoB gene encoding DNA-directed RNA polymerase subunit beta, with product MKEISFAKLDPGMNMPHLLDIQTRAFESLLQLDATLHDREDIGLERVFKDLFPITDVHENFSLEFKSYTLGNPKYSVAECIERDMTYSAPLKATLQLVIFEETEAGKRPKNIIEKEVYLGELPLLTPLGTFVINGAERVIVSQLHRSPGVVFEESTHPNGQRLISARIIPFRGSWVEFTVDIHDVIYVHIDKKKKFPATALLRAFGYGTNSSILRLFFGERNLDLVKKRESRTDQREVLGAIIAENITLAGEAVDPEAPKLKTKKLRTQLERDQSELLVSEGDELTEEVFNRLRRLRIDRIKVFASYTTIDLRDEMDAIERLERPQRRVLAVDAVNLETGEVIVDKDATLTDAVIRKLRKAEINKVQVFVTSGRAESMLIKNTLAKDPTHAEEEALRQIYSLLRPGDAPNRETAKQALERLFFSPKRYDLGRVGRYKINQRLLTNRPASETVLTKEDFVAIIRYLMELHEGRGYTDDIDHLGNRRIRSVGELIANQFSVGLSRMARLVKERMSINTDPEKISLDDLVNARTVSAVIQAFFGSSQLSQFMDQTNPLAELTHKRRLSALGPGGLTRERAGFEVRDVHYSQYGRMCPIETPEGPNIGLITSLACFAQVNDLGFIETPYRVVRNSKVTDEISWLDANREEDIVIAQANARLNPDGSFVDELVLCRQRGDVPLVQPNRIDYMDVAPEQLVSIAAALIPFLEHDDANRALMGSNMQRQAVPLLNPRTPLVGTGLEEKVARDSGATIIAHRSGTVTSVTADEIIVDTGTGSEGKGKKDNADRPLSRLTQHDRYKIKKYWRTNQDTAINQRPIVLRGQKVKAGDVLADGASTEFGQLALGANVTVAFMPWYGHNFEDAIVLSERLVKEDVYSSIHIQELELHVRDTKRGQEEITREIPNVAEEALTDLDERGIVRIGAHVKPGDILVGKITPKGETELSPEEKLLTAIFGEKAKDVKDSSLKVPPGMEGVVIDVKIFSRVDDQVVEKDRGERIGEIRRLEGEEKIRVNEVRDAELQDLLEGQTVALALKSGTVEEAIQAGTKLTPAILKDLKLSALDLKTFRVENKSMNEKVRTIIDAANDEKAKLEEKAEERIDRVLQPDELPPGVIQLVKVYMAEKRKISVGDKMAGRHGNKGIVARIVPEEDMPFLPDGRPVDIVLNPLGVPSRMNVGQILETHLGWAARLLGFYAKTPVFQGANEREIGLLLKLAAVAWVRDALDLTAPGVRISDAEIRGIVADTRHDVVGEGERVELLADATINDLSKRGVSAETRDVFNRIRDFVTAAAKELAEREYSELDNQIAFHRGSDEDEEASAATKQQYRTAANQVEKRREADETSVLGGLELPALAASLGKKSDIDVDQAAAELMRLAGISAGGKVRLRDGRTGETFSNPVTVGEIYMLKLSHLVDDKIHARSIGPYSLVTQQPLAGKAQFGGQRFGEMEVWALEAYGAAHTLQEILTVKSDDVNGRSRVYEAIVKGQNLPEPGIPESFNVLVQELKALGIHVSMGANVTSGYGLGNQGSAAGNGSGSEE